CCTAAGCGGCTGTGTGCAAGACAGCCAGACAGGGGACTTAGTCACAATGTGGGACTTGTCTGCTCCCTGAACTCAGTTATTCTCACCAAAAAGCTTCatgcatttttatatatatgatGCAGTCCCTGTGTTTCACTCATTAAAATCTGGCACAGGCCTCCATATTAGCACACAGACAGCAGATTCGTTCTCATCATATTCTGGTGTACcattgttaaataaataaaccaaagccCTTTGGAAGCATACCAATGGGTTTTAATGAGTATAGCCATATGCCTTGGGACGGTGAGGTGGTGTTTGGAAAGCTTTGTTTGTCACCCAGTTCTGGCCATCTTGGCAGGAAAGCTGAGACAGGAGCTGAAGGCTTCCCTTAGGAATGACTCAGTTGTTGGAGCCCATTCCGGTGTCTGCATCACAGATGCTATTCTGACGTCATCACCTCCCCCGGCCCTACTCTTCCGGCTGGAGCCGTGGCTGGAGGAGGGCAGACCTCAGGGTGATTGGACCATCTAGCCCCTGACCATGGGTAATTTCATAGGACGCAATCCTTTGGGAATCTGACTACCCATTCTCCAGTTAGGGGAAGTAGATCCACCCAGACTCCCTAAGAGGGCGAGGTGGCTTTCCCGCAGCTATACCCAGTGGGAGGGGGAAGGATCCCGCTCCGTGTTGAAGTCCCAGGAGAGGCTGGAGAAGCTGTGTCAGTGGCCAACTTGGCTCCCTGTTGCTTGATGGAGCACCTTGGCTTTCCTGCCAGGTCCTCCCCGATATttcccaccccccgcccccccagcctAAGTTTCAAACTACAGTAAAAGGACAGCAGGTGGTTTCAAATGATACTGAAAACAATCACAAGTCATTTTGGTAGAGTGGAGCTTGTCGGTAGAGGGAAGCCCCTTCTCTCCCAGCCAATCCTAAACATACCTCTCCTTCCACACTGTCCCCCTCTAgccctggtggggtgggggagctgtGTGCAGGCTGTGGCCCTGGGGTCCAGTGGGGTGATTCACAGGTGTGCCACCATGAGCTGTATTGTCCAAAGACAGACACTTAAGTGAGCAAGGGGCTCCCTGCCATCTTTACGCCAGGATATAGGTGGAAACTGGGCTGCCCTGATGATCCCAGCACATAGCTGGAAGCAAGGGCAGGATTGACCCACCTTTGCTGTCTTGTTGCTACAACTCAACCCTGTTTCCTCCTTAGGCAGACACATGGGTCAAGCTGTGGCACAAAGCATTGACTGTGGCAAAGAAGGAGGCGGGGGAGTGTGAGCCCTGAGCAtacagggttgggggtggggaatgcatgtgtgtgtttgtgagctgATGTTGAAGCTATTTATTAAGGGTGTGTGTTGCTGGAGGCATCTCTGCTTTGCAGAGGAACAGGGATGCTGTGGCTTTGGTCTGAATAGAGATGAGGGGGCGAGCAGAGCAGGGGGTACCCCTTTTCCAGAGGGTGGGAAGGCTCTACAAGGCAAGTGGCCAGGCTCAGATGAggtttgtagcttttttttttttaacctctaccTGAGTGTGTTATTGTTCTGGCCTAGCCAATCAGGTGCATCCTCATTTTCCAGATGGGGACATGGGGATAAAGAAGGCCAAGTAGTGTGTTGGTGCCTGTGAGTTGGAGAGTGGACGGAGGAAGGGCAGCTACCCAGCCTCCCGGATCCAGTGTTCTGGATGTTTCCATGGATAAGCATCTTGGAGAAGAACCTGGGCCCCTTTCCTAGTACACCCTGACTCCCCCCAGGGTACTCAgcgctctctctcctttccttttgcaAGGTCCAAAATCAAAATCGAAACCGACCACCACCACATCGGAACCGAAACCACTGAAACCATCGAaatcaaagaaatcaaaatcGAACACCAGCCTATCAGAACCGAACTCATCGAAATCGAACACCAGCGTATCAGAACCGAAATCAAAGAAATCGAAATCGAACACCAGCGTATCAGaacagaaatcaaagaaatcGAAATCGAACACCAGCGTATCAGAACCGAAATCAAAGAAATCGAAACCGAACAACAGCGAATCGGAACTGAAACGATCGAAATCATCGAAATCGAAATCGAAACCGACCACCACCACATCGGAACCGAAACCGAACTCCAAACAGTTGGCCGCGGCCGTGGTCATCCAGGCCTGGTGGCGGGGCACCCTGGTCCGCCGCACCCTGCTACACGCCGCCCTCCAAGCGTGGATCATTCAGAGCTGGTGGAGGCAAAAGTTGGTGCAGCTGAGGGAGCTGAGGCGGCGGATGACTCTGGAGCTCTTTGCCCGGCAAGAATGGGCGGTTGTGAGGGTGCAGTCTTGGGTGCGTATGTGGTGCATCCGCCAGCGGTATTGCCGGTTGCTCAACGCTGTGCGGATCATCCAGGCCTATTGGCGCTGGCGTAACTGTCATACCCGTGGCTTTATTCAGGGTGACTATGAACTCAAAGAAGACCGACTGGATATTCAACTTGAAATCTCTCTGGGCTCACAGGCTTGTAGAGTACAACAGTGCATACCCCTTCCAATAAAAGAATGACCAGGTCTGCTACAGCTGTGTCCCAATGTTCTCTGTCAGATGTAATTCCGGGAGGGCATCATTTGAGCTCATGATAGCAAATAGTAGGCATGGGGTAAGTACTTCTGGTGTTGGGTGTGGAGGATTCAGAGAGCCCTGATGCTGGGTGGATGGGATCCATGATTGATTAGCAAGGTCTGTCATGGGCAGGGGAGCTTGACTTTCAGAGTTGCCTGGGGAGTCAACTACAGGGTAAATGGTGCTGCTTGCCACCGAGTGTAGAGACCTGTGTCATCACTTGCTCTTTCAgagttttaacatttaaaaaaaaatttttttaaagatttatttatttttactggaaaggcagatttatagagaaggagaaacagagaaagatcttctatctgttggttcataccacaaatggctgcaacggctggagctgagcaaatccaaagccaggagccagaagcttcttccaggtctcctgcttgggtgcaagtttccaagacgttggactatcctccactgctttcccaggccacaagcagggaactggatgggaagtggagcagccaggacatgaaccggtgctcttgctactgcgccaggcccttcaattttttttttttaaatgtggtaaAATATACATGAAATGTACCATTTCAAAGTTTAGTGCAGTGGCATCAAATATATTCACTTTGGTATACAACCATCATCATCCATCTCCAAGGCTGTTTTCTTTtgcaaaaatttatttgaaagagataagtTCATTAATAAATAATtgcatacatacatttatatagagagaaagtaagtgagggagagacagacacccACCACCTGattattcattccccacatgtccacaacagccaaggttggcccaggggaagccgggagctgggaactcagtcctgtCTCCGACTCAAGGTACTTGAGACTTCCCACTGTgtgcatgagtaggaagctggagttgggatcaGAGGCAGGAATTGAGCCCAGATATTCTGATAcggaatgcaggcattccaagcagcaagtagcactttatttatttatttatttatttggaaggcagatttacaataaGACcgagatctttcgtctgctggtgcattccctaaatggccacaactgccagagctagaCCGGTCTGAAGccaccaggaaacaggagcttcttatgggtctcctacatgggctcggggcccaaggccttgagccatccactgctgacttcccaggctattagagaagagctggattggaagtggagcagctgggactcgaaccgagGCCCAACACAGAAGCTGACATAGGCTCTGTTGCAGATCCTAATTAGGTAAGGAACGTCTGAGTCTATCATTGGTCCACCTAGGGGCCTTGCTAGCCCAGCGACGTACCTGGCTTTGCGGTCTTTCAGTTCTGGGCCAAGGTCTGAGTGCTGTGTCAGCCCTCCTCCTGAACCCATGGCAGCCATCAGTGATGACCcaaatgtgagagacctggatggaggtttaggctcctggcttcagtttggacaAACccaggcccttgcagccatttgggaagtaagccagtgaatggaagatttgtctctgtaactatgcctttcaaataaataatttttttaaatgaaaattaaaatgcatacttttaaaatacaagaaTTTGCCTTTTTTCAAATTCACATTTTATGAAGTTTGTGCTTGCTTGAAGTTTGCAAGGTCTAGgcaattttacttcttttctcccctcttaaaaaaattaacacaaatgAGCAAATTTtccaatacagatttaggagcatagtaaTCTTTTCCATCCTACCCACCCTTCTGCTCGCGTTCTTCGcccatttcctccttccttctttcttttatcCCCCTGATTTTTGCAATAGCATGTTTTTgtttcactttgcaatcacaggcttaaGATGCCCATCCACAGCACAGTGGGAAAACACTCTATGCCACTCCTCAGGAGCAAAAATGCTGTAAGCAATGATCAAATCCCAGGCTGTTCATCTCATTCTATTTAGTTACCACAGATCTGGAAAGCATGTGAGATTTGTGttttggggactggtttatttcatgaAGCATAATTGGAAGGAACAACTCGAGTAGCGACCTCAAAGACTGACTCCTCCATTCTGGACCCAGCGCCACCTTGAATGCTTGCTTCCCCAGCACTACTGTAAATCCCCTAGGTCTTGGTCCCTTTAAGGCTCAGTTGCCTAAGTAAGCTTCATGCCCTTTAGGCTTAAACTGTGTTTTTTTGCCATTCCATGTATTTCATGGCCCCCATACCTGACAGCTCTGCTCCAGCAACTCCCTGAGGCATCATCCCTGGTGTCTACCTACAGATACACCTGCCAAACCCCAACCTGGCACTCCCCATACCCACCTCGAGGCTATAAAGGTGCCCCTTCCTTTTgttgtcttctttttctcttgctctctgtctctctctgcattcTCTCCAATTTCTGCTCTCCCACCTCCCTTGTTCTCTCTCTACCCGCTCCAGCTTTCCCGCTGCCCCGTAGCTGCCCTTCCCACCGGAACAAAGGGCCTCTTGTAAGACTCATGGTCTCTGGCATCTTGGATTTGTGGAGAAAAAAGCTAACAATAATGGTTTCCATTTGGATGCATTTATTGGCAAAAAAACAAgagttcattctttttatggctgaatagtagtCCATGGTGTATATTTATGACATTTTTTTCCCCAGCCAGCTGCTGGGTATCTGTATTGATTCCACAATGTAGCTCTTGTGAATTGCTCTACTGTTAACCTGAGGGTACACATGACTCTCTCATGTTGATTACATTCAGTTGGCTATAGTCCCAGGAGTGAGAtgtctgggtcatatggtagatcctATTTTCAGATGCTGAGGCATCTCTATACTGTCTTTTATAATAGACGCACTAGTTTACAGTCCCCCCAACCATGAATTAGGGTCCCTTTCTCCCTCGCCAGCATttactgttttctgatttttgtatGTCAACGATTCTAACTGGGATGAGGTGAAATctaattgtgatttttatttttattcccctGATGGCCAGagaacctgaacattttttttcttttttcttttttctttttttgcagcaaaataagcttattttttaattcagattttcccacaaacttttttttctggatttatttatttttattgggaaggcagatttacagagagaaggagagacaaatatcttccatctgctagttcactccccaagcggccacaggcCTCAGCTGTTGAAGATTTGAGCTCTGAGCAAAGGAGCCGTTTGAAAGGAGGAGGCTGGCCTGGAGATGGGGTGCCGGCTATCTGAGCTTTTTCTGAGCAGAGGCGACCTCCAGGGCACAAATTCCTCGGTATTCCCGGGCTCCTACGACCCTTCCTGGCTCCAGGGCTCCAGCATGCGGAATGCAGATTGCTCGGGGACATTCGCACTTCGGAGGACCATGGAGCAGGGGTGAGCGGGGTCAGCGGAGAAAAGCGGCTCCTTTGCTTGGAGCTCAAATCAGACGCCAGGGTTTCCAGCGCAGTTACGTCAGATCCACGCAGGCTGCGCCGTCCTTGCTTTCTTGAGAGAGGATTATTGATGACATCCTACTCCGTAACCTTTTTTTCAAGCTACATTTTTATGTCCAGGTTTTTGAACTTaaatcccccccccctttttttttggtcTAGAAAAATGCCTAAGAGGGCAATTTTGTTCGATTCCGACTTTAGGAAACTGTCGGATTGTTGTCCAGGGTGGCTGTGTCGGCTTAGATTCCCAAAAGCTGTGTATGAGAAATCCAGTTTCATCACATCCCTCAGCAGCATCTggttttagtattttaaaaaatatttagccaTTTTGACAGATGTATAATGTTATCTAAATTTGCATTCTCTTAATGGCTACTGAAGCTGGAAAGGTGTTCAAATGCTTATTTGCCATGTATCTCTTCCTCCAGTAAAATGTCTTTTCGTGTCTTGCTCCCATTCTCTAACTTAGTGCTGAGggttttttcctaaaaatatattttaaaggcttATGTGTTTTACTGGAacgttagagagagagagagatcttccatccactggttcactcctcagatggtggcgatggctagagctgtgccaattcgaagctgggagccagcagcttcttctgggtctctcttccatgggtgcagggccaaagacttgagccatcgtctgctgcaaTGCTCAGTTTGGGAGTTAAAATATATAGCATCCGGATATCTATTAGAAAAGCCAAACTCTAGATCACCGCAGACATAAAGTGCTGGCTAGGAGGAGGAACAACTGGAACTTACTTTCATTGCAGCTACTCTGGAAAACAGTTTGGTACTTGTTACAAAGCACAATGCACTCTCACCACAGGACCTGGCATTTTTTTGTTCTTGCTTGTCTCTGCTTAAGGGCACCGAACACTGCTGTCCATTCAGTGGCCTGTGGATGTTTATGGTAGCTTTATCTACACCTGTTCTGGCTTCATAGCAGCAAAGGTGTCTGCAAGTAGGTGAACGGATAAGCAACGTGGGATGTATCCCTACAAGAGAATGCTATTTAATGCTGAAAAAGAGATGAGTTATCAAACCATGAAAAGACACGGAGAATCTTCAATGCATGCTACACAGTAAAAGACTCCAGGCTGAAGACGCTGTGTTACTGTATTTCCCACATATATGatattctgggggaaaaaaaggttaaACTATGGTGCCAGCAGGAAGAACAGGAATTGCCAGGAATGGTTTTTGGAGGGAGAGCAGTGAGGAATGCATAGGCAAAGCATAGAGGGAAATTAAGCTGCATGTGCTTGACTTGGGTGGTTATTTGTCAACACACAGTTTTCAAATCCATGGGCCGTCCCACCCCGAGGGTGAGCTCTCTGTAGGCTGCAGCCTTTGGGTGGTTATAATGTGCAAGTGTGAGCTCATCAGTCACACTGCAGGTGCCGCTCTGGTCGTGGAAATACTCCGTGAGTGAGGCTGGGCACGCGTGGGGAAGTGGTGGCAGGCTAATCTCCGTCTCCTCCATTTGTGCTACAACTTACCTTTAAAGAAGTCGTAAGTAAAAAAAACATCGAGTTACAGGCCATTCCTCTGAGAGGTGGTTTGTAAACATTTCCTCAAATCCCTTGGCTGCTCCTTCCACTTCCCTAACTGGGCTTTAATAGCATGGGCTTCATTTGAATGAGCAGTTTTCCTTTTTTGGACTGTGTTCCTGGTGTCAAATCTAAGAGCTTTTTGCCTTAAACTTTTCCCTCGTTTTCTGAAAAGTGTattgttttagtttttgaaaactgAAATTGGTGCttcatttagagttgatttttgtttgtgttgtGAGTCAAggctcatttgcttttttttcatttaaaaaatttattattatcattttatgatacagttccatagaccttggaatttcccttactcccACCCCAAGTCTCCTcctcccccaagttcccctatattatgaTTATAATattgttcttcataaacagtcgtataTCCATCATTACgggcaaggacaatggcagagtccagcatcccattgtcaagacatagtagcagtttcattgggagtccatctttgatctggaagtagagatgcatactgtactgtatcctcacatctggatcttTGCTTTTGTCTCCATGGGTATCCAGTTATTTCATTCAGCGTCGTTTGCTAAGAATGTGGTCTTCCCCCCATTGAATTGTACATCTGCCAAAACTCAACGAAGCCTGCCTGTCTGCACAGGGTTGTTCCTGGGCGCTTGTTTGATCCCACTGATTTATCCTTCCACCAATGCAGCCTTACCTTGTCTGCTGAGCTTTAGTATTGGGTGGAGTGGAGTGATGTATCCCATTttagtatttctttctttccctttctttttaatttgtttttattggaaaggaagattcacaaagagaagatGAAACACAGAGAATTCCATTTCCATTCACTGTTCacttctccaagtggctgcaatggcaagagctgagccaattcaaagccaggagccaagaacctccttttggtctcccacacaggtacagggtccgaaGCCCTGCGCcacccttcactgccttcccaggtcataagtagggagttagatgggaagtaaagcagccaggtcacaaactggttggccatatgggattctggcatttgcaagggaaggattagtcaGTTCAGTCATTGTCTAggcattcttcttctttttttttttttgtccagcatttatgtattttaaagatttatttatttttattccaaagtcaaatttacaaagtggctgcaacggctggagctgagccaatccgaaaccaggaacctggggcctcttctgggtctcctacatgggtgcagggtcacaaggctttgggacgtctcaactgctttcccag
This Ochotona princeps isolate mOchPri1 chromosome 21, mOchPri1.hap1, whole genome shotgun sequence DNA region includes the following protein-coding sequences:
- the IQCF5 gene encoding IQ domain-containing protein F5, giving the protein MGPKSKSKPTTTTSEPKPLKPSKSKKSKSNTSLSEPNSSKSNTSVSEPKSKKSKSNTSVSEQKSKKSKSNTSVSEPKSKKSKPNNSESELKRSKSSKSKSKPTTTTSEPKPNSKQLAAAVVIQAWWRGTLVRRTLLHAALQAWIIQSWWRQKLVQLRELRRRMTLELFARQEWAVVRVQSWVRMWCIRQRYCRLLNAVRIIQAYWRWRNCHTRGFIQGDYELKEDRLDIQLEISLGSQACRVQQCIPLPIKE